A single Dasypus novemcinctus isolate mDasNov1 chromosome 4, mDasNov1.1.hap2, whole genome shotgun sequence DNA region contains:
- the MORC3 gene encoding MORC family CW-type zinc finger protein 3 isoform X2 gives MATQSPSGIRLSALCPKFLHTNSTSHTWPFSAVAELIDNAYDPDVNAKQIWIDKTVINDYICLTFTDNGNGMTSDKLHKMLSFGFSDKVTMNGHVPVGLYGNGFKSGSMRLGKDAIVFTKNGESMSVGFLSQTYLEAIGAEHVVVPIVSFNRHRQMINLVESKASLAAILEHSLFSTEQKLLAELEAIMGKKGTRIIIWNLRSYKNGATEFDFDKDKYDIRIPEDLDETTGKKGYKKQERMDQIAPESDYSLRAYCSILYLKPRMQIILRGQKVKTQLVSKSLAYIERDVYRPKFLTKTVRITFGFNCRNKDHYGIMMYHRNRLIKAYEKVGCQLRANNMGVGVVGIIECNFLKPTHNKQDFDYTNEYRLTIIALGDKLNDYWNEMKVKKNAEYPLNLPVEDIQKRPDQTWVQCDSCLKWRKLPDGIDQLPEKWYCSNNPDPQFRNCDVPEEPEDEDLMHPTYEKTYKKKDKEKFRIRQPEMIPRINAELLFRTTPVSSQSFSPVKESVSRGHLSEVANTYAARIINNNRVSPQSEPEGNSLKRRLPSRSSILNVKNRRLTNQAFENSAYKDDDDEDVIILEENSTPKPAVDHDIEAKSEQIHLEQSGIQVELVDDKEPCGQTSSISTLLSRCDQGTTAATQTEVPSLVVKKEETIEDEIDARNDAATLPSCVEAEARIHETQETFDKCIGDAGCQLNELRNELLLVTQEKENYKRQCHMLTDQVKVLQQRILEMNDKFVKKETCHQSTETDAVFLLEGINGKSESPDHMASQYQQALEEIQRLQKQYSALQHVKSECSQCSNNESKSEMDEMAVQLDDVFRQLDKCTIERDQYKSEVELLEMEKSQIRLQCEELKTEIEQLKSTNQQIGTDVSTSSNIEESVNYTDGESLKLRSLRVNVGQLLAMIVPDLDLQQVNYDVDVVDEILGQVVEQMSEISST, from the exons CTTTGCCCGAAGTTTTTACATACAAATTCTACTAGTCACACTTGGCCATTCAGTGCAGTTGCTGAGTTAATAG ATAATGCTTATGATCCTGATGTGAATGCTAAACAAATATGGATTGACAAGACAGTGATAAATGATTATATATGCTTGACATTCACTGATAATGGGAATGGTATGACTTCagataaattacataaaatgctaAG ctttGGCTTCAGTGACAAAGTCACCATGAATGGTCATGTCCCTGTTGGATTATATGGGAATGGCTTCAAGTCAGGTTCTATGCGTTTGGGTAAAGATGCAATCGTATTTACCAAAAATGGAGAAAGCATGAGCGTGGGCTTCTTGTCTCAGACCTACTTGGAAGCTATAGGAGCAGAGCATGTTGTTGTTCCAATAGTGTCTTTCAACAGACACC GACAGATGATTAATTTAGTAGAATCAAAAGCAAGTCTTGCTGCAATTCTGGAACATTCTTTGTTTTCTACGGAACAGAAGTTACTGGCAGAACTTGAAGCTATTATGGGTAAGAAGGGAACAAGGATCATCATTTGGAATCTTAGAAG CTACAAAAATGGTGCAACAGAGTTTGATTTTGATAAGGATAAATATGACATCAGAATCCCTGAGGATTTAGATGAGACAACAGGGAAGAAAGGGTACAAGAAGCAAGAAAGGATGGACCAAATTGCACCGGAAAGTGACTATTCCCTGAGG GCTTACTGCAGTATATTATATCTAAAGCCAAGAATGCAGATCATCTTACGTGGGCAGAAAGTGAAGACACAACTAGTTTCAAAGAGTCTTGCCTACATTGAACGTGATGTTTATCGACCCAAATTTTTA ACTAAAACGGTGAGAATTACTTTTGGATTCAACTGCAGAAATAAAGATCATTATGGGATAATGATGTATCACAGAAATCGACTCATCAAAGCTTATGAAAAAGTTGGATGTCAATTAAGG gcAAACAACATGGGCGTTGGAGTAGTTGGAATTATAGAATGTAATTTCCTAAAGCCAACTCATAATAAACAAGATTTTGACTATACTAATGAGTATAG GCTCACTATAATAGCACTAGGAGACAAGCTTAATGATTACTGGAATGAAATGAAAGTGAAGAAAAATGCCGAGTATCCTCTAAATTTGCCAGTTGAAGATATACA GAAACGTCCTGATCAGACGTGGGTTCAGTGTGATTCCTGTCTAAAATGGCGAAAATTACCAGACGGGATAGATCAACTTCCAGAAAAATGGTATTGCTCCAATAACCCTGACCCACAGTTCAG AAATTGCGATGTTCCAGAAGAACCTGAAGATGAAGATTTAATGCATCCCACTTatgaaaaaacatacaaaaagaa AGACAAGGAAAAATTCAGGATCAGACAACCGGAAATGATCCCTCGG ATTAATGCTGAACTGTTGTTTCGGACAACTCCTGTATCAAGCCAAAGCTTTTCTCCTGTGAAGGAAAGCGTTTCAAGAGGACATCTTTCAGAAGTGGCAAATACTTATGCAGCaagaattataaataataatCGAGTTTCACCACAGTCTGAACCTGAGGGCAACAG cctAAAACGGAGACTTCCTTCTCGTTCCTCAATTTTGAATGTAAAGAATCGGAGATTGACGAATCAAGCGTTTGAAAATTCAGCTtataaagatgatgatgatgaagatgtcatcatcttagaagaaaacagtaCTCCCAAACCTGCAGTAGATCATGATATTGAAGCGAAATCAGAGCAAATCCACTTAGAGCAAAGTGGTATTCAGGTGGAGCTTGTGGATGATAAGGAGCCTTGTGGCCAGACTAGTTCAATAAGCACCCTGTTGTCCAGATGTGATCAGGGAACTACTGCAGCCACACAGACTGAAGTACCAAGTTTAGttgttaaaaaggaagaaactatTGAAGATGAGATAGATGCAAGAAATGATGCAGCCACACTCCCCTCCTGTGTAGAAGCTGAAGCGAGAATACATGAAACCCAGGAGACCTTTGATAAATGTATAGGTGATGCTGGCTGCCAGTTAAATGAACTGAGAAATGAGCTACTTCTAGTtacccaagaaaaagaaaattataaaagacaGTGTCATATGCTTACTGACCAAGTGAAAGTATTACAGCAGAGGATACTAGAGATGAATGACAAATTCGTGAAGAAGGAAACTTGCCATCAGTCTACTGAAACTGATGCTGTGTTTTTACTTGAAGGTATTAATGGCAAATCTGAAAGTCCAGACCATATGGCATCTCAGTATCAGCAAGCTTTAGAAGAAATACAGAGGCTGCAGAAACAGTACAGTGCTTTGCAACATGTAAAGTCTGAATGTAGTCAGTGTTCCAATAATGAGAGTAAAAGTGAAATGGACGAAATGGCTGTGCAGCTTGATGATGTATTTAGACAACTGGACAAATGCACTATTGAGAGGGATCAGTATAAAAGTGAG GTTGAATTACTGGAAATGGAAAAATCTCAAATCCGTTTACAGTGTGAAGAACTCAAAACTGAAATTGAACAATTAAAATCTACAAATCAGCAGATAGGAACAGATGTTTCAACTTCAAGTAACATTGAGGAGTCTGTAAATTATACTGATGGGGAAAG
- the MORC3 gene encoding MORC family CW-type zinc finger protein 3 isoform X1: MWEWLCQRIIVEKFYSVLCPKFLHTNSTSHTWPFSAVAELIDNAYDPDVNAKQIWIDKTVINDYICLTFTDNGNGMTSDKLHKMLSFGFSDKVTMNGHVPVGLYGNGFKSGSMRLGKDAIVFTKNGESMSVGFLSQTYLEAIGAEHVVVPIVSFNRHRQMINLVESKASLAAILEHSLFSTEQKLLAELEAIMGKKGTRIIIWNLRSYKNGATEFDFDKDKYDIRIPEDLDETTGKKGYKKQERMDQIAPESDYSLRAYCSILYLKPRMQIILRGQKVKTQLVSKSLAYIERDVYRPKFLTKTVRITFGFNCRNKDHYGIMMYHRNRLIKAYEKVGCQLRANNMGVGVVGIIECNFLKPTHNKQDFDYTNEYRLTIIALGDKLNDYWNEMKVKKNAEYPLNLPVEDIQKRPDQTWVQCDSCLKWRKLPDGIDQLPEKWYCSNNPDPQFRNCDVPEEPEDEDLMHPTYEKTYKKKDKEKFRIRQPEMIPRINAELLFRTTPVSSQSFSPVKESVSRGHLSEVANTYAARIINNNRVSPQSEPEGNSLKRRLPSRSSILNVKNRRLTNQAFENSAYKDDDDEDVIILEENSTPKPAVDHDIEAKSEQIHLEQSGIQVELVDDKEPCGQTSSISTLLSRCDQGTTAATQTEVPSLVVKKEETIEDEIDARNDAATLPSCVEAEARIHETQETFDKCIGDAGCQLNELRNELLLVTQEKENYKRQCHMLTDQVKVLQQRILEMNDKFVKKETCHQSTETDAVFLLEGINGKSESPDHMASQYQQALEEIQRLQKQYSALQHVKSECSQCSNNESKSEMDEMAVQLDDVFRQLDKCTIERDQYKSEVELLEMEKSQIRLQCEELKTEIEQLKSTNQQIGTDVSTSSNIEESVNYTDGESLKLRSLRVNVGQLLAMIVPDLDLQQVNYDVDVVDEILGQVVEQMSEISST; the protein is encoded by the exons ATGTGGGAGTGGCTTTGTCAGCGGATTATCGTAGAAAAGTTTTATTCTGTG CTTTGCCCGAAGTTTTTACATACAAATTCTACTAGTCACACTTGGCCATTCAGTGCAGTTGCTGAGTTAATAG ATAATGCTTATGATCCTGATGTGAATGCTAAACAAATATGGATTGACAAGACAGTGATAAATGATTATATATGCTTGACATTCACTGATAATGGGAATGGTATGACTTCagataaattacataaaatgctaAG ctttGGCTTCAGTGACAAAGTCACCATGAATGGTCATGTCCCTGTTGGATTATATGGGAATGGCTTCAAGTCAGGTTCTATGCGTTTGGGTAAAGATGCAATCGTATTTACCAAAAATGGAGAAAGCATGAGCGTGGGCTTCTTGTCTCAGACCTACTTGGAAGCTATAGGAGCAGAGCATGTTGTTGTTCCAATAGTGTCTTTCAACAGACACC GACAGATGATTAATTTAGTAGAATCAAAAGCAAGTCTTGCTGCAATTCTGGAACATTCTTTGTTTTCTACGGAACAGAAGTTACTGGCAGAACTTGAAGCTATTATGGGTAAGAAGGGAACAAGGATCATCATTTGGAATCTTAGAAG CTACAAAAATGGTGCAACAGAGTTTGATTTTGATAAGGATAAATATGACATCAGAATCCCTGAGGATTTAGATGAGACAACAGGGAAGAAAGGGTACAAGAAGCAAGAAAGGATGGACCAAATTGCACCGGAAAGTGACTATTCCCTGAGG GCTTACTGCAGTATATTATATCTAAAGCCAAGAATGCAGATCATCTTACGTGGGCAGAAAGTGAAGACACAACTAGTTTCAAAGAGTCTTGCCTACATTGAACGTGATGTTTATCGACCCAAATTTTTA ACTAAAACGGTGAGAATTACTTTTGGATTCAACTGCAGAAATAAAGATCATTATGGGATAATGATGTATCACAGAAATCGACTCATCAAAGCTTATGAAAAAGTTGGATGTCAATTAAGG gcAAACAACATGGGCGTTGGAGTAGTTGGAATTATAGAATGTAATTTCCTAAAGCCAACTCATAATAAACAAGATTTTGACTATACTAATGAGTATAG GCTCACTATAATAGCACTAGGAGACAAGCTTAATGATTACTGGAATGAAATGAAAGTGAAGAAAAATGCCGAGTATCCTCTAAATTTGCCAGTTGAAGATATACA GAAACGTCCTGATCAGACGTGGGTTCAGTGTGATTCCTGTCTAAAATGGCGAAAATTACCAGACGGGATAGATCAACTTCCAGAAAAATGGTATTGCTCCAATAACCCTGACCCACAGTTCAG AAATTGCGATGTTCCAGAAGAACCTGAAGATGAAGATTTAATGCATCCCACTTatgaaaaaacatacaaaaagaa AGACAAGGAAAAATTCAGGATCAGACAACCGGAAATGATCCCTCGG ATTAATGCTGAACTGTTGTTTCGGACAACTCCTGTATCAAGCCAAAGCTTTTCTCCTGTGAAGGAAAGCGTTTCAAGAGGACATCTTTCAGAAGTGGCAAATACTTATGCAGCaagaattataaataataatCGAGTTTCACCACAGTCTGAACCTGAGGGCAACAG cctAAAACGGAGACTTCCTTCTCGTTCCTCAATTTTGAATGTAAAGAATCGGAGATTGACGAATCAAGCGTTTGAAAATTCAGCTtataaagatgatgatgatgaagatgtcatcatcttagaagaaaacagtaCTCCCAAACCTGCAGTAGATCATGATATTGAAGCGAAATCAGAGCAAATCCACTTAGAGCAAAGTGGTATTCAGGTGGAGCTTGTGGATGATAAGGAGCCTTGTGGCCAGACTAGTTCAATAAGCACCCTGTTGTCCAGATGTGATCAGGGAACTACTGCAGCCACACAGACTGAAGTACCAAGTTTAGttgttaaaaaggaagaaactatTGAAGATGAGATAGATGCAAGAAATGATGCAGCCACACTCCCCTCCTGTGTAGAAGCTGAAGCGAGAATACATGAAACCCAGGAGACCTTTGATAAATGTATAGGTGATGCTGGCTGCCAGTTAAATGAACTGAGAAATGAGCTACTTCTAGTtacccaagaaaaagaaaattataaaagacaGTGTCATATGCTTACTGACCAAGTGAAAGTATTACAGCAGAGGATACTAGAGATGAATGACAAATTCGTGAAGAAGGAAACTTGCCATCAGTCTACTGAAACTGATGCTGTGTTTTTACTTGAAGGTATTAATGGCAAATCTGAAAGTCCAGACCATATGGCATCTCAGTATCAGCAAGCTTTAGAAGAAATACAGAGGCTGCAGAAACAGTACAGTGCTTTGCAACATGTAAAGTCTGAATGTAGTCAGTGTTCCAATAATGAGAGTAAAAGTGAAATGGACGAAATGGCTGTGCAGCTTGATGATGTATTTAGACAACTGGACAAATGCACTATTGAGAGGGATCAGTATAAAAGTGAG GTTGAATTACTGGAAATGGAAAAATCTCAAATCCGTTTACAGTGTGAAGAACTCAAAACTGAAATTGAACAATTAAAATCTACAAATCAGCAGATAGGAACAGATGTTTCAACTTCAAGTAACATTGAGGAGTCTGTAAATTATACTGATGGGGAAAG